From one Portunus trituberculatus isolate SZX2019 chromosome 30, ASM1759143v1, whole genome shotgun sequence genomic stretch:
- the LOC123510884 gene encoding LOW QUALITY PROTEIN: gastrula zinc finger protein XlCGF7.1-like (The sequence of the model RefSeq protein was modified relative to this genomic sequence to represent the inferred CDS: inserted 1 base in 1 codon) — MSSSMECKEPQQAGHDASSPPQPSDQAKEKPAKRTRRPGQCNVCGKWFSQLDNMKRHLASHTKEKPIVEKKKPRKKKKHKPAQCDVCGKQFXSGNNMKRHRATHSEKSHQCQECGKLFSQRCYLKQHLLTHSKVKTHQCQLCHSSFLTRTALTRHTRIHTAKRSYQCHTCPMTFQRRDVLNKHLLSHDTQTHQCEECGKTFAQENYLNKHMLVHTEVRLYPCTICGKEFLHKSDLNRHSLIHAGTKSFTCDVCGKNFTLKCNMKKHMMCHFREKNWTCVECDKTFSSARGLAQHLKSHKEH; from the exons ATGAGCAGCAGTATGGAGTGTAAGGAGCCACAACAAGCAGGCCATGACGCTTCATCTCCACCACAACCAAGTGACCAGGCCAAGGAGAAACCAGCCAAGAGAACACGCAGGCCAGGGCAGTGTAACGTGTGTGGCAAGTGGTTCTCACAGCTGGATAATATGAAGCGTCATCTCGCCAGCCATACCAAGGAAAAGCCAAttgtggaaaagaagaagccacggaagaagaaaaaacacaagccAGCCCAGTGTGATGTGTGTGGCAAACAGT ACTCAGGGAACAACATGAAGCGCCACCGTGCCACCCACTCCGAGAAGTCCCACCAGTGTCAGGAGTGTGGCAAGCTGTTCTCCCAACGATGCTACCTCAAAcagcacctcctcactcactccaaGGTCAAGACGCACCAATGCCAACTCTgccactcctccttcctcaccaggACGGCTCTCACTCGGCATACCAGGATCCACACTGCCAAGAGGAGCTACCAGTGTCACACCTGCCCCATGACCTTCCAGCGCAGGGACGTGCTCAATAAACACCTCCTGTCCCACGACACGCAGACCCACCAGTGTGAGGAGTGTGGGAAGACATTTGCCCAGGAGAACTACCTCAACAAGCACATGCTGGTGCACACGGAGGTCAGGTTGTATCCGTGCACCATCTGTGGGAAGGAATTCTTGCACAAATCCGACTTGAATCGCCACTCGCTGATACACGCCGGCACAAAGTCCTTCACCTGTGACGTGTGTGGGAAGAACTTCACCCTCAAGTGTAACATGAAAAAACACATGATGTGTCACTTCAGAGAGAAAAATTGGACTTGTGTGGAGTGTGACAAGACTTTCTCGAGTGCCCGGGGCCTCGCGCAGCACCTCAAGTCACACAAGGAACACTGA